CAAACGGCTCTTCATCCGAGAGCGAGACGAGGTTACAGCGGAAGGCAATATCCATCGGACCGAGGTCGATGCCCATGCTCACAGCCTCCAGCGGTGAGCGGCCGGTGTAGTAGCGCCGGGGATCAAAACCCATCACCGCCAGGTTGGCTACGTCACTCCCGGGTGGAAGGCCTTGTGGCACGGTTCGGACCATTCCCAGCAGGCTGGAGGCCACCCGGTCCATGTGCGGCGTCCGGGCGTACGCCAGGGGCGTTCGTCCGCCGAGTTCGGGACGCGGCCGGTCGGCCATGCCGTCGCCCAGGACAACTATGAATTTCACCCTTTTTCAGCCCTCCATAAGTAAAGTGGGGAAGATTTCGCCATCTTCCCGGAGGAAACCTGCCGCCGAACAGGCCTGTCCCCTTATGGCCAAAGAGAAATGTGGCGGTGAGCCACACTTCTCTCGTACCGATCAGGTCCTTATAGCGTCCGTCTAGGCGTCGCTGTCCAGGGGGCCAAGACCGAAAAGGAACAGGACGACGATCAGGAGTACAATAATCCACAGGCTGCCACCGAGCAGGCCGCG
The sequence above is a segment of the Thermoanaerobacterales bacterium genome. Coding sequences within it:
- a CDS encoding phosphoglycerate mutase codes for the protein MKFIVVLGDGMADRPRPELGGRTPLAYARTPHMDRVASSLLGMVRTVPQGLPPGSDVANLAVMGFDPRRYYTGRSPLEAVSMGIDLGPMDIAFRCNLVSLSDEEPFEAKTMVDYSAGEISTREARELIAAVASRLDTADRRFYPGISYRHLMVWKNGPEGSALTPPHDISGKVIGPYLPKGEGAPGL